The Actinomycetota bacterium region GCGTGCGGATCGATGCGGGCAAGGCGCGTGCTGTCATCGAGGACGAGGACGAGTCGGCGGCCTGAGTGACCGCGTCCGTCGTTCCCGGCCGCGGGTTCCGGCCAGACGTGGTCAGCTACGCTCCTCGAGTCCGCTGGGAGGGAACGTGTCCGGTACGAGCGTGAAGCGCGTCCTCATCGCCGACGCCGATGAGGGGACCCGCGCGACCGTCCGCCTGACGCTCGGCGGTGACTCGTACGAGGTCGTCGAGGCTGCGGACACGGGCGAGGCGCTGCTCGTGATCGCACGTGACCGCCCCGAGGTGCTGATACTCGACGCGAACCTGCCGACCGCTGGCGGCTTGAAGATCTG contains the following coding sequences:
- a CDS encoding response regulator, with translation MSGTSVKRVLIADADEGTRATVRLTLGGDSYEVVEAADTGEALLVIARDRPEVLILDANLPTAGGLKICRSVKAQEETRHALVVLLTDKADPVDGEAAEEAGVDEFLAKPFTAMSLLKKVAELLDSGDA